One genomic window of bacterium includes the following:
- a CDS encoding citrate (Si)-synthase, producing the protein MATLKERLKEQIPVMKEDIKAMVKAHGDKVVSQVTLAQVYGGMRGVKGLICDTSDVPPEKGLIIRGHPVADLGSKLSEEAFYLLCTGELPDKAAIEDMKAEFQKRAKVPAYVWAVLEALPKDAHPMAMFNTAVLAMEKESIFRDKYTKGMRKEEYWDATLEDCLDLLAKLPEIAAGIYRMKFGKGKKIPSDPKLDWAANYAHMMGIDSPDFADLMRLYMVLHSDHEGGNVSAHTCHCVSSALSDPYYAISAGLNGLAGPLHGLANQECLGWILMVKDKFGGVPSDEQLRQFAWDTLNSGKVVPGYGHAVLRITDPRFAAFKAFGKKACPNDPIFQIVEKVYDIVPKVLTEHGKAKDPWPNVDAASGSLLYFFGVKEFEYYTVLFGVSRALGMCAQLVMSRAWGESIERPKSVTTKWMKDNIAK; encoded by the coding sequence ATGGCTACGTTAAAGGAAAGATTGAAGGAACAAATCCCTGTAATGAAAGAGGACATCAAGGCAATGGTTAAGGCTCACGGGGATAAAGTTGTATCGCAGGTGACTCTTGCCCAGGTTTACGGAGGGATGAGAGGAGTAAAAGGTTTAATATGTGATACTTCGGATGTGCCACCTGAAAAAGGATTAATAATAAGAGGGCATCCGGTAGCAGATTTAGGAAGTAAATTGTCAGAAGAGGCTTTTTATTTATTATGCACGGGTGAATTACCCGATAAAGCTGCTATAGAAGATATGAAAGCAGAATTCCAAAAACGCGCAAAAGTTCCGGCTTATGTATGGGCCGTTTTAGAAGCATTACCTAAAGATGCACATCCTATGGCAATGTTCAATACTGCAGTTCTGGCGATGGAAAAAGAATCAATATTCAGAGACAAATATACCAAAGGAATGAGAAAAGAAGAATATTGGGACGCAACACTGGAAGATTGTTTGGATTTATTAGCTAAATTACCCGAAATTGCAGCGGGAATATATAGAATGAAATTTGGAAAAGGCAAAAAGATTCCATCGGATCCTAAATTAGACTGGGCTGCAAATTATGCTCATATGATGGGAATAGATAGTCCAGATTTTGCAGATTTAATGCGTCTTTATATGGTTTTACATTCTGACCATGAAGGTGGAAACGTAAGCGCACACACCTGTCATTGCGTAAGTTCCGCATTGTCAGATCCTTATTATGCAATATCCGCAGGATTAAATGGATTAGCAGGCCCGTTACACGGATTAGCAAATCAGGAATGTCTTGGTTGGATTCTTATGGTAAAAGATAAATTCGGTGGAGTACCAAGCGATGAACAGTTACGTCAGTTTGCATGGGATACGCTTAATTCAGGTAAAGTTGTCCCGGGTTATGGACATGCAGTATTAAGAATTACAGACCCGAGATTTGCTGCTTTCAAAGCTTTTGGTAAGAAAGCTTGCCCGAATGACCCGATATTCCAGATAGTGGAAAAAGTATATGACATCGTTCCGAAGGTATTGACGGAACATGGCAAAGCAAAAGATCCATGGCCAAACGTTGATGCAGCATCCGGAAGCTTGTTATATTTCTTCGGAGTCAAGGAATTTGAATATTATACGGTATTGTTCGGAGTATCAAGAGCGCTCGGAATGTGCGCACAACTTGTTATGAGCAGAGCATGGGGCGAATCAATAGAGAGACCGAAATCCGTTACCACAAAATGGATGAAAGATAATATAGCAAAATAA
- the amrB gene encoding AmmeMemoRadiSam system protein B — MSALLKIKLNFNKKLTRMISSFILLGVLIVSGCTTNTPKKLIREPAVAGMWYPTDKTELQNTIQTFLNNVPSEQIIKDNVYGIIAPHAGYAFSGQTAAYAFKQLIGKTYETVIIIGPKHPPKSNTIPDLTLRGIYVDCAYGYKTPLGTVDIDTSIAKKLISCDKIFYPIPETGTDEHSVEAEIPFLQATLTPNFKIVPIIMTDHSYETCKILAEAIIKTIKGKNILIVASSDLYHGYDYEECKTSVNEACSLISQYDINNFYSALINKNIACGGAPIITLMLICKELNATNVIPLYKTNSGDVTGKKGGWIVGYSSFAFTKNTKTEFKPLDAQAQKELLKMARSTIESYAKKKERLKFKPAFPILSEKRGVFVTLLTKDDDLRGCIGHHESDTPLYELVPEMALASAFQDFRFSPLTEKELTNIKIKISVYLTNVYEIKDTSEYELGVHGIIMEKNGRASTFLPEVPTEQKWTKEETFYYLSQKAGLPVDAWKQGAKFLVYKTQVFGE; from the coding sequence ATGAGTGCTTTATTAAAGATAAAATTGAATTTTAACAAAAAATTGACACGGATGATATCAAGTTTCATATTATTAGGTGTTTTAATAGTATCCGGATGTACTACAAATACCCCAAAGAAACTAATCAGGGAACCTGCAGTCGCAGGAATGTGGTACCCTACAGATAAAACGGAATTACAAAATACAATCCAAACATTCCTTAATAATGTACCCTCTGAGCAAATAATTAAAGATAACGTATATGGAATTATCGCACCCCACGCAGGATACGCTTTCTCCGGACAGACTGCAGCTTATGCATTTAAACAACTTATCGGAAAAACTTATGAAACAGTAATAATTATAGGTCCAAAACATCCGCCGAAAAGTAACACCATCCCGGATTTAACTCTTAGGGGGATTTATGTAGATTGTGCATATGGATATAAAACTCCCCTCGGAACTGTAGATATAGATACTTCTATCGCAAAAAAACTTATCTCCTGTGATAAAATCTTCTATCCCATACCCGAAACAGGCACGGATGAGCATTCTGTAGAAGCCGAAATTCCATTCTTACAAGCGACTCTTACTCCCAACTTCAAAATTGTTCCAATAATCATGACCGACCATTCTTACGAAACCTGCAAAATCCTCGCAGAAGCCATTATTAAGACAATTAAAGGGAAAAATATTCTTATTGTAGCATCCTCTGACCTTTATCATGGCTATGATTATGAAGAATGCAAAACAAGTGTAAACGAAGCTTGCAGTTTAATTTCCCAATATGATATTAATAATTTTTATTCCGCATTAATAAACAAAAATATAGCCTGTGGAGGTGCACCAATAATTACATTAATGCTTATATGTAAAGAATTAAATGCAACAAATGTTATTCCTTTATATAAAACAAACTCGGGAGATGTAACAGGTAAAAAAGGGGGGTGGATTGTGGGATACAGCAGTTTTGCTTTTACAAAAAACACTAAAACGGAATTCAAACCGTTAGACGCTCAAGCACAAAAGGAATTGCTCAAAATGGCAAGAAGCACAATAGAAAGTTATGCAAAAAAGAAAGAAAGATTAAAATTCAAACCCGCTTTTCCTATTTTAAGTGAAAAAAGAGGAGTATTTGTTACTTTGCTTACTAAAGATGACGATCTCCGCGGTTGTATAGGTCATCACGAATCAGACACTCCGCTCTACGAATTAGTCCCGGAAATGGCGCTTGCATCGGCATTCCAGGATTTCAGGTTTTCACCGCTAACAGAAAAAGAACTTACCAACATAAAGATAAAAATATCCGTCTACCTCACTAATGTTTATGAAATAAAGGATACCAGCGAATACGAACTCGGAGTTCACGGAATCATTATGGAGAAGAATGGCAGGGCATCTACGTTCTTGCCTGAAGTCCCGACAGAGCAAAAATGGACAAAAGAAGAAACTTTTTATTATCTTTCCCAAAAAGCCGGGTTACCTGTAGATGCTTGGAAACAAGGCGCAAAATTCCTTGTCTACAAAACACAAGTATTTGGAGAATAA
- the amrB gene encoding AmmeMemoRadiSam system protein B, protein MNREPVVANQFYPGNPTLLKNMILSFFEDKNIPDIKENVHALIVPHAGYTYSGKTAAYAFKQIQNKQYDSVIIIGPSHSAVFDGISVYPEGKFKTPLGNIEIDKNLTDKIISFDSRIIDATDPHLEEHSIEVMLPFLQVTLDNFKIVPICMGSYDFSTCNILADAIFNAIGNTKKVLIIASSDFYHGHNYEECKKSTTESAKLIASNNIEEFYNHFYQNSAACGGAPIVTTMLVEKKLQNNKTTLLNLTNSGDITGVKTGYVVGYASFAITK, encoded by the coding sequence ATGAATAGAGAACCTGTAGTAGCAAACCAGTTTTACCCGGGGAATCCCACCCTGTTAAAAAATATGATACTTTCGTTCTTTGAAGACAAGAACATTCCCGACATAAAAGAAAATGTTCACGCTCTTATCGTTCCACATGCAGGATATACTTATTCCGGTAAAACTGCAGCTTATGCATTTAAACAAATCCAGAACAAACAATACGATTCCGTTATAATAATTGGTCCGTCTCACAGCGCAGTTTTTGACGGAATCTCCGTATACCCCGAAGGCAAGTTTAAAACCCCTTTAGGAAATATAGAAATAGATAAAAACCTAACGGATAAGATTATTTCTTTCGATTCACGCATTATTGATGCCACAGACCCCCATCTCGAGGAACATTCAATAGAAGTTATGCTTCCTTTCTTACAGGTAACCCTTGATAATTTCAAAATTGTGCCGATATGTATGGGAAGCTACGACTTCTCAACCTGCAACATACTTGCAGACGCAATATTCAATGCTATAGGGAACACAAAAAAAGTTCTGATTATAGCCTCTTCCGATTTTTATCACGGGCATAATTATGAAGAGTGCAAAAAAAGCACAACCGAATCAGCAAAGCTTATTGCTTCAAATAACATAGAAGAATTTTACAATCATTTTTATCAAAACAGTGCTGCCTGCGGGGGCGCGCCGATAGTAACTACAATGCTTGTAGAAAAAAAATTACAAAACAACAAAACAACTCTTTTGAATTTAACGAATTCCGGTGATATTACGGGAGTAAAAACAGGTTATGTCGTAGGATATGCAAGTTTTGCAATAACGAAATAA
- the smpB gene encoding SsrA-binding protein SmpB: MKVDNKKAFFEYTVIEKYEAGISLEGQEVKSIRIGQASLADSFCRIIKDEVFVMGMHITHYDKARTMLDSKRTRKLLLHKREINYLTGKVSEKGFALIPLSLYFNKRGKAKLCIALCKGKRQYEKRETIKNRELEREMRNFKN, encoded by the coding sequence ATGAAAGTAGACAATAAAAAAGCTTTTTTTGAATATACCGTTATTGAAAAATACGAAGCAGGTATTTCGTTGGAAGGGCAGGAAGTTAAATCCATACGGATAGGTCAGGCATCTCTTGCAGACAGTTTTTGCAGGATTATAAAAGACGAAGTTTTTGTTATGGGAATGCATATAACACACTACGATAAAGCAAGAACTATGTTGGACTCAAAACGAACCCGTAAATTACTTTTACATAAAAGGGAAATAAATTACCTGACGGGTAAAGTCAGTGAAAAAGGATTTGCGCTCATACCATTAAGCTTGTACTTTAATAAACGTGGGAAAGCAAAACTGTGTATAGCTTTATGTAAAGGGAAAAGACAATACGAAAAAAGAGAAACAATTAAAAACCGTGAACTTGAAAGAGAAATGAGAAACTTTAAAAACTAA
- a CDS encoding fibrobacter succinogenes major paralogous domain-containing protein yields MKSAYLVVVLGLFFLSCAREPIKTGGVIIPLTDKGGGNTCKTIKIGKQEWMAENLNVSCYRNGDSIPQVQDAEKWKNLTTSAWCYYKNNAEHEKTYGKLYNWYAVNDPRGLAPESWHIPADDEWTILTDCLGGKDVAGGKLKESDTTHWTSPNVGATNESGFSALPGSARSPDGSFGCMGHSGGWWSTTEFDTVSAWCHPMSYHDTSVHRNSYDKRCALSIRCVRN; encoded by the coding sequence ATGAAGAGTGCTTATCTTGTAGTCGTATTAGGATTGTTTTTTTTGAGTTGTGCAAGAGAGCCAATAAAAACAGGCGGCGTTATCATTCCGTTGACTGATAAAGGTGGTGGTAACACCTGTAAGACGATAAAGATAGGCAAGCAGGAATGGATGGCAGAAAACCTGAACGTAAGTTGTTATCGTAATGGCGACTCTATACCGCAAGTGCAAGACGCGGAGAAATGGAAAAACTTAACCACAAGTGCATGGTGTTATTATAAAAACAATGCGGAACATGAAAAAACTTACGGCAAGTTATATAATTGGTATGCCGTAAACGACCCACGTGGTTTGGCTCCCGAAAGCTGGCACATACCTGCCGATGACGAGTGGACAATTCTTACCGACTGTTTGGGTGGAAAAGACGTAGCAGGCGGGAAACTGAAAGAGTCAGACACAACTCATTGGACAAGTCCTAATGTCGGTGCAACCAACGAAAGTGGTTTTTCGGCGCTTCCGGGAAGTGCTCGCAGTCCTGATGGTTCGTTCGGCTGTATGGGGCACAGCGGTGGATGGTGGTCAACTACGGAGTTTGATACTGTAAGTGCGTGGTGTCATCCGATGAGTTACCATGACACTAGTGTGCACCGTAATAGCTACGACAAAAGGTGTGCTCTTAGCATACGCTGCGTCAGGAATTGA
- a CDS encoding D-2-hydroxyacid dehydrogenase, producing MMKILIADGLDAQGIKGLQAMGHQVEDLSALPKEELVTKVADFDILVVRSATKVRKEMIDNMKSMKMIIRGGVGMDNIDADYAKAKGIKVVNTPGASSASVAELALAHMFALSRGIAKATKSIQGGQWEKKAFKGTEISGKTLGIIGIGRIGQELAKRANALGMTVLGYDPNVKGTGSIKNATFDELLQSSDYISIHTPLTAETKHFIGKTEFDKMKKGAIVVNCARGGTVDESALLEALKSGKLAGAGLDVFETEPPAASELLSFPNVTLTPHIGAQTGEAQTRIGEEVVKIVKQA from the coding sequence ATAATGAAAATACTTATAGCTGATGGTCTTGATGCCCAGGGGATTAAAGGGTTACAAGCAATGGGACACCAGGTGGAAGATTTATCTGCATTACCTAAAGAAGAACTGGTGACTAAAGTAGCAGATTTTGATATTTTGGTTGTTCGCAGCGCTACTAAAGTCCGTAAGGAAATGATAGACAATATGAAGAGTATGAAGATGATTATAAGAGGCGGAGTTGGTATGGATAACATAGATGCAGATTATGCAAAAGCAAAGGGTATAAAAGTTGTGAATACTCCCGGTGCATCATCTGCTTCCGTTGCGGAATTAGCGCTTGCTCATATGTTTGCATTGTCCAGGGGAATAGCTAAGGCTACAAAATCCATCCAGGGCGGACAGTGGGAGAAAAAAGCATTCAAGGGCACTGAAATATCGGGAAAAACACTTGGCATAATAGGGATAGGAAGAATCGGGCAGGAACTTGCGAAACGTGCAAATGCGCTCGGAATGACAGTTCTAGGATATGACCCGAATGTTAAAGGTACCGGAAGTATAAAAAATGCAACTTTTGATGAATTATTACAAAGCTCGGATTATATATCAATACATACGCCATTGACAGCAGAAACCAAACATTTTATCGGGAAAACGGAATTTGATAAAATGAAAAAAGGCGCAATTGTCGTAAATTGTGCTCGTGGTGGAACGGTTGATGAATCAGCATTATTGGAAGCTTTGAAAAGCGGTAAATTGGCAGGCGCCGGTTTGGATGTGTTTGAAACCGAACCTCCTGCAGCAAGCGAATTATTGAGTTTCCCGAACGTTACACTTACTCCGCATATCGGAGCTCAGACCGGGGAAGCGCAGACAAGAATAGGCGAAGAAGTAGTGAAAATCGTTAAACAAGCTTAG
- a CDS encoding alanine--glyoxylate aminotransferase family protein has translation MKKVYLMTPGPTPVPSEVRLAEAREIIHHRTKEFSDTIKIVSEGLKPIFKTKNSVFTFAASGTGAMEGAVCNLLSKGDKALVVKGGKFGERWGNICKAYGVEAISVDIEWGDVADPAVIKKHLDDNPDIKVVFATLCETSTATEFPIKEYGEVIKSRPNTLFVVDAISGLAACDIQVDNWGVDVCVSGSQKSLMLPPGLAFASVSDKAWPFMDKSNLPKFYFDFKKARKALEKSDTPFTPGVSLIMGLKKALEMINEDGGIDKILERVTVMGDATQAAMKALGLKLISKHPAKALTGIFAPDGVDGKELKKTLEKKYGVMVAGGQDQFEGKVIRLTHLGYICQFDIITAIAAIELSLHDLKHPVELGKGLKAAQEVFAKASI, from the coding sequence ATGAAAAAAGTATATCTAATGACGCCGGGGCCGACTCCTGTGCCAAGTGAAGTGAGGTTAGCAGAAGCACGAGAAATTATTCATCATCGCACAAAAGAGTTTTCAGATACTATAAAAATAGTTTCGGAAGGACTTAAACCTATTTTCAAGACAAAGAACTCCGTATTTACTTTTGCAGCTTCAGGAACCGGGGCAATGGAAGGTGCAGTTTGTAATTTACTATCGAAAGGCGACAAAGCATTGGTAGTTAAAGGCGGTAAATTTGGAGAAAGATGGGGTAATATTTGCAAAGCTTATGGAGTAGAAGCAATCTCAGTAGACATAGAATGGGGCGACGTAGCAGATCCTGCAGTAATTAAAAAACATTTGGACGATAATCCGGATATTAAAGTTGTATTTGCTACACTTTGTGAAACAAGTACCGCTACCGAATTTCCTATAAAAGAATATGGTGAAGTTATAAAATCAAGGCCAAATACATTATTTGTTGTTGATGCAATATCGGGACTTGCAGCTTGTGACATTCAGGTTGACAACTGGGGAGTGGATGTGTGTGTATCAGGTTCACAGAAGTCACTTATGTTACCACCCGGATTGGCATTTGCGTCGGTAAGCGACAAAGCATGGCCATTTATGGATAAATCTAATTTACCAAAATTTTATTTTGATTTCAAAAAAGCTCGCAAAGCACTTGAAAAATCAGATACTCCATTTACACCGGGGGTTTCTTTAATTATGGGATTGAAAAAAGCATTGGAAATGATAAACGAAGATGGTGGAATAGATAAGATTCTTGAAAGAGTTACGGTAATGGGAGATGCGACTCAGGCAGCTATGAAAGCACTCGGATTAAAGCTTATTTCAAAACATCCTGCAAAAGCTCTTACGGGAATTTTTGCGCCGGATGGAGTAGATGGCAAAGAACTTAAGAAAACTCTTGAGAAAAAATATGGTGTTATGGTAGCAGGCGGGCAGGACCAATTTGAAGGGAAAGTAATAAGACTTACGCATCTTGGTTATATCTGCCAGTTTGATATTATTACGGCAATAGCGGCAATTGAATTATCACTTCACGATTTGAAACATCCTGTTGAACTTGGTAAAGGCTTAAAAGCAGCTCAGGAAGTATTTGCTAAAGCTTCTATATAA
- a CDS encoding FxLYD domain-containing protein, with amino-acid sequence MKSVIWIVVILVVIVGGIKVFNSVTKNARETAQQAEILSQMRAGKYEEAKDLINKYSKDTDKGKELLATIKEKENEIELENYTDKIKIPDDWEWKADKKNSKYTSINGKIKNTGDKTITSFTVLAKYQDAANKTLSTDSASCSESVPAGQTRNFEIKHGYSADYKSVVLSVKNFTLDQQ; translated from the coding sequence ATGAAAAGCGTTATTTGGATAGTTGTAATTTTAGTAGTTATCGTAGGAGGAATTAAAGTATTTAATTCTGTTACAAAAAATGCAAGAGAAACAGCTCAACAGGCAGAAATTCTTTCTCAAATGAGAGCAGGAAAATATGAAGAAGCGAAAGATTTAATCAATAAATACAGCAAAGATACGGATAAAGGAAAAGAATTATTGGCAACTATAAAAGAAAAGGAAAATGAAATAGAATTAGAAAACTATACGGACAAAATTAAAATTCCGGATGACTGGGAATGGAAAGCAGATAAAAAGAACAGCAAATATACTTCTATCAATGGAAAAATTAAAAACACAGGGGATAAAACGATCACTTCTTTCACAGTTCTGGCAAAATACCAGGATGCAGCAAATAAAACACTAAGCACAGACTCTGCAAGTTGTTCGGAAAGTGTCCCGGCAGGGCAAACAAGGAACTTTGAAATCAAGCACGGATATTCTGCTGATTATAAATCAGTCGTGCTGTCAGTCAAAAACTTCACCTTAGACCAGCAGTAA
- a CDS encoding cupin domain-containing protein — MKLLNCVDVQLAEVKMEGAKDAYMKWLIAKTDGAPNFAMRLFEIKAGGNTPLHTHAFEHEVYILEGTGIFVCEGKEHSFRKDYCIFVPGDKIHQFRNTGNTSLRFLCCVPND, encoded by the coding sequence ATGAAATTACTAAACTGCGTGGATGTCCAACTGGCAGAAGTAAAAATGGAAGGCGCCAAAGATGCATATATGAAATGGCTCATTGCTAAAACCGACGGCGCGCCTAATTTTGCAATGAGATTATTTGAAATCAAAGCAGGTGGCAATACACCGCTCCACACTCACGCATTTGAGCACGAAGTATACATCCTGGAAGGAACCGGCATTTTTGTATGTGAAGGGAAAGAGCATAGTTTCAGAAAAGACTATTGCATATTTGTTCCCGGGGATAAAATACACCAGTTCAGAAATACCGGAAATACTTCTCTCAGGTTCCTTTGCTGTGTACCGAACGATTAA
- the dacB gene encoding D-alanyl-D-alanine carboxypeptidase/D-alanyl-D-alanine-endopeptidase → MLKKRKLFISFLIIGIFASPLLLSFLPTNVYADFESDFYDIIVRSGLQKVNFGLEVMNVDSQKIVYSRNSEALFMPASNVKILTSLTALTVLGAEYTFNTEVFYDDTNLFIKGYGNPDLNLSDIIELTDIISDYGIITINDIIYDDSYFREEECGKGWVNEPQTSLVAPKVSAISLNKNHISILIKPSKSGKKISLYPKTNYFTVLDSTKADKMGLTINLKSTDDKNYIIIKGDSSASGEFTRNVDNPASYMTTILKEMLEKKGITITGKVTRGTVKDSCKNICTHSSNPLLYLIYYMNKNSDNFYAEHILKAIGAKGGTPPGSFEKGTNEVYKLLKGIGLSKDEIRIFDGSGLSRYNLISPHGLVKVLASAISEWGIRNEFISSLPIAGVDGTLKHRLRTSECKGNVRAKTGTMLSVSSLAGYAYTQNNNLIVFSIMMDNYVLDTPKIKQAEDKIIELIIKNF, encoded by the coding sequence ATGTTAAAAAAAAGAAAGCTATTTATATCCTTTTTAATTATAGGGATTTTCGCCTCTCCTTTATTGTTATCTTTTCTGCCGACAAATGTTTATGCAGACTTCGAGTCTGATTTCTACGATATTATTGTAAGAAGCGGGCTACAAAAAGTAAATTTCGGACTTGAAGTAATGAACGTAGACAGCCAGAAAATAGTATATTCCAGAAACTCTGAAGCTCTTTTTATGCCTGCATCCAATGTTAAAATTCTTACTTCTTTAACTGCATTAACAGTATTAGGTGCAGAATATACATTTAACACGGAAGTTTTTTACGATGACACAAACCTTTTTATCAAAGGTTATGGGAATCCCGACCTCAATCTTTCGGATATTATAGAACTTACGGATATTATATCGGATTATGGGATAATTACAATAAATGACATTATTTATGACGACTCCTATTTCCGCGAAGAAGAATGTGGTAAAGGTTGGGTAAACGAGCCCCAAACATCTTTAGTTGCGCCGAAAGTATCCGCGATATCTTTAAATAAAAACCATATTTCAATACTGATAAAACCGAGCAAATCAGGCAAAAAAATATCTTTATATCCTAAAACAAATTATTTTACCGTACTTGACTCCACAAAAGCAGATAAAATGGGATTAACAATCAATTTGAAATCTACAGATGACAAAAACTACATTATAATAAAAGGGGATTCCAGTGCTTCCGGGGAATTTACGAGGAATGTAGATAATCCTGCTTCTTATATGACAACAATATTAAAAGAAATGCTAGAAAAAAAAGGAATTACAATAACGGGAAAAGTCACCAGGGGTACCGTTAAAGATAGTTGTAAAAACATCTGCACACACTCGTCAAATCCACTTTTATATCTTATATACTATATGAACAAGAACAGCGATAATTTTTATGCAGAGCATATTTTAAAAGCTATAGGAGCTAAAGGCGGGACGCCGCCGGGATCATTTGAAAAAGGGACAAATGAGGTATATAAATTATTAAAAGGCATCGGATTATCAAAAGATGAAATCAGAATATTTGATGGATCAGGTTTATCAAGATATAATTTAATTTCACCTCATGGGCTCGTAAAAGTCCTTGCTTCTGCAATATCGGAATGGGGCATAAGAAATGAATTTATAAGCTCCCTACCCATTGCAGGGGTAGACGGGACATTGAAACACAGATTACGCACAAGCGAATGCAAAGGAAATGTTCGGGCAAAAACAGGTACAATGCTTTCCGTAAGCTCTCTTGCAGGCTATGCATATACACAAAACAACAATCTGATTGTGTTTTCAATTATGATGGATAATTACGTTCTAGATACGCCAAAAATAAAACAGGCAGAAGATAAAATTATAGAACTAATTATAAAGAATTTTTAG
- a CDS encoding PorV/PorQ family protein translates to MMILFCLLLGLGDAYLNDFMGLGVGARALGMGNAFIGLADDATAVYWNSAGLAKVKKKELFLMRSEDFDGAITLNSGMFAYPLKKCTIGAGIYMLSMPDIPLTDTIATDVPIDTGTINAKDYIYYAAFALPVGSVNLGLTLKYIYRSWFVANAEGIAVDFGINSKFNGISYGASVENLVTTPLYWSDTLSTNDRLPVVLKYGVALEHNLANANSKVNICLGFDTSLKDRIAEFTSLNTDAYLGMEYWWKQQLALRIGEDRGNLTLGCGIIYQNLKVDYAFKFHPDLGLVKRLSGSLCF, encoded by the coding sequence ATGATGATATTATTTTGTTTGCTCCTTGGACTCGGAGATGCATATTTGAACGATTTTATGGGGCTTGGTGTCGGCGCAAGAGCTCTCGGCATGGGAAATGCATTTATTGGACTTGCGGATGATGCTACCGCAGTGTATTGGAATTCCGCAGGATTGGCAAAAGTTAAGAAAAAAGAGTTGTTTCTAATGCGTTCGGAAGATTTTGATGGTGCGATAACATTAAATAGTGGTATGTTTGCGTATCCCTTAAAAAAATGCACTATTGGAGCAGGTATTTATATGCTTTCTATGCCGGATATTCCTTTAACTGATACGATTGCGACAGATGTACCCATAGATACAGGGACAATTAATGCAAAAGATTATATTTATTATGCCGCTTTTGCTCTTCCGGTTGGTTCGGTAAATTTGGGGTTGACTCTAAAATATATATACAGAAGCTGGTTTGTTGCCAATGCGGAAGGTATTGCCGTGGATTTTGGAATAAATTCAAAATTTAATGGTATTAGTTATGGTGCGAGTGTAGAAAATTTAGTAACCACTCCTTTGTATTGGTCTGATACGCTTTCCACGAATGATAGGTTGCCTGTTGTTTTAAAATATGGCGTAGCCTTAGAACATAATCTGGCTAATGCTAATTCTAAAGTAAATATATGTTTGGGGTTTGATACGTCATTAAAAGATAGAATTGCAGAATTTACTTCTTTGAATACCGATGCCTATTTGGGAATGGAGTACTGGTGGAAACAACAGCTTGCTTTACGAATCGGTGAAGATAGGGGGAATCTTACTTTAGGTTGCGGAATAATTTATCAAAATCTTAAAGTGGATTATGCTTTTAAGTTTCATCCTGATTTGGGGCTCGTAAAAAGATTATCAGGTTCACTTTGCTTCTAA